The Belonocnema kinseyi isolate 2016_QV_RU_SX_M_011 chromosome 1, B_treatae_v1, whole genome shotgun sequence genomic interval tgatttgtaaaaattaatatgtttagtGAAAGGttcaatttttgggttaaaaattcatgtattttcttgaatattcgtctttcttATACAATACtaatcttctttgtcgaaaatggATTTTGTTTCCTGAATAAACCCAGAATATGTTTTCGATGACTCTTGTCTATGGtactttacaaatttacaaaaaacattcACTGTtgaaacaattgttataaacaattgcattttgtgTGCTTTTGTACCGATTGAAACTTCTATTGTTTCTCGAGCCAAAAAAAATCACGTAGTATTCACGTGGTATTTGTAGTATTTTCGTATCGTTTATCCTTTAAACAGTGGGCCTATAGATTCGataaacgtgaaaaaatattgaataaaaggAAGGTGTACATTTAAAACGAAATTCACACTTAGCCATGCTTGATCTTGAATGTTGCAGAAAAGAGAAGTCGTTCTATGAACGACGGAAACACGACCAGCAATTGCCTAAAGAATTACGATACAATATCCAAAATAACTGGTCTGAGAAAGCAATTACTCAAAAAAATGGTACTGCATTTTGAAAGTCTTAGCCATCGGGAAAGCGACTCAAGGCCAATGCTTTTATAAGATTCTTACCGCGACTGCAGATATGTTTGTAAAAGGATATGATTGGATTTTTATGCCACCATTAGTGTACAAGATTCTGATTCATGGAGCAAATATTATTGATTCAGTTACAATACCAATTATTCAATTATCTGATGAAGATCAAGAAGCGCAAAATAATGACCTAAATAGAGGTcgagaaaataataaatgaaaattatttccaatgaAGATGAACAAAGAATTGTTGCGATTTTTGTAGTGGTCTGCTAATCTTTATTTGCGAAGCTTGAGATATCAGATTCCAAAAATTGAGAGATCACAACTTCCAAAAGCTAAAGCACTCCTTTTAAGTACTTCGTGAGGTAATTGGATTGAGAAACAATCGCATTCGTTAATAgcgaacaaaaatatatgaaaatttgtttataacaattgttttaataatgaaaaactcTTGCCAATTAGAaaagtatcatagcaaagagtcatCGGAAAGACATTCTTATTTCACTCCGTATACAACAATTGAGCCCATTCGTTGTAACTGTGAATTcacttagaaaaattgtttaagcaattaaaattacactaaaatttctgaaatttaaatagcttttatttaaaaaaatcgtttgaattGGATGAAGAGTGTAGGTTAGAAATTGATTTGTCTACAGGTACTTTCtttccccactgtgcggcgcACGATCGGTGAGCGCACCCCTGTGTCACTCTAGCGTAAGTGGTGTACACGATTATGGGAGAACAACTTAACTTAtcacgataattttttttaattcacaacaaACGCCATGGGAGGTCGCAATcgttaatttttgacaaattctgATTTTCTGATTTCTGACAACATCAAATAGAACAGAAAAAATggtaagaaatagtttttttgtacaCATATCCGACATTTTGCGAAGAATCAAAATTTCGAATAAGTGAACAGTCGGGGCCTTATTGAAGTAACAAAATTCACaaacattgttcaatttttttattttggatatcTAGGGTGAACCCAATCCTGCACACCTTTGGACCCTGCACTTTTCTCAGGGGTGCTGTCAATGCCATCTCCAGATCCTGGCATACAACATtaacatgtaaaaaaaatcatgtgtGAAATTTCATAAAGCTgcaattgaataaaaaagttccGTACTGAAAAATTTTCTGGGTTTTCCGCAAACAATTCCAGAAAGTGGGCTCAAAAATTGGCCTACAAGGTGAAAGTCCCCCTTAAGAATTATCCCTGATATGAGATTGAAGTTTGAGGTCGCaggaagaataagaaaaattaaatccaattaaaatcattttatcgtTTATTACTATAcacacttcaaaaaataaaatcctatttATCTGGTACACATATTGGCTGCGGACAACGTATATAAGTATGAGTTGGCTGAAGTTGAGTTTATGCATATGGACAACGATGATACGCCAGCGAAAAGAGTAGGGTAACTCTCTCGGGCATGAATGTGGAGTTGGTGGAATAAACATTGGTAGGGATGGAAATTACTTTCCCGGGCAGGAATTTGGTGGTGGTGGAGTGAATATTGGTGGAGGTGAGAGTAAGTTTCCCGGACAGGAATGTGGAAGCGGTGGAATAAACATGGGTGGGGGTGGAGGTGCTGGTGTAGGTGGAATAACTATTGNNNNNNNNNNNNNNNNNNNNNNNNNNNNNNNNNNNNNNNNNNNNNNNNNNNNNNNNNNNNNNNNNNNNNNNNNNNNNNNNNNNNNNNNNNNNNNNNNNNNGATGGGGGTGAGTAACCGGTAGTCGGTGGTGGTAGGGAACTTGACCACGGTGGAGTTAAGTAACTGGTAGTCGTTGGTGGTGAGTAACTGGACAATGGTGGATTTAAGAAACCGGACGTTGTTGGTGGTGAGTAACTTGGCCATGATGGGGGTAAGTAACCGGTAGTTGATGGCGGTAGGGAACTTGACCATGATGGGGGTAAGTAACCAGTAGTCGATGGTGGTAGGGAACTTGACCATGGTGGAGTTAAGTAACTGGTAGTGGTTGGTGGTGAGTAACTGGACAATGGTGGAGTTAATAAATCAGTCGTTGTTGGTGGTGAGTAACTTGCCCATGATGGAGGTAAGTAACCGGTAGTCGATGGTGGTAGGGAACTTGGCCATTTCGGTGATGATACGTAGCTGGTAATTCCCGGTGGTGAATACAAGCTTCTACCTTCAAATATTTGGCTTCTGCCAGAGCTACCTTGGTATATGTTACCACCAGTCTGAAACAGAgagacattttttaatgcaaaaattttttaatttgaaacacatgttttttaaactttgattataTTATTGATATTACGCTTGACACCGTATTGACAATGGTGAAAATCCAGCTTTATAATTTTCTCCAGATAGTTACTCTTAATCTCTTATTTGCCAAATTGATGGATTATGTAAgttcacagtaatttaataaaatagctgaagaGTCTATCACAACTTGAAAATGATCATTAATGAAATTACCAGTATTTCCATCCCAGGTGGTGAGCACTGGCAGGTACAGGGACCTTGCCCCGCTGCTAGAGTCGCCGCCAAGAGGATCAGGACACATTGAAGTCCTGGCAGCCACATCTTGCCTTGAGTGTCTGTTAACTTGCTGAGACACTGAACTCAGCTgctttgacaattttagaaatctggcCCTCCTAATATACTCACGTTTCATCATAATGCAGATATTTTCCTGCTTCCTGATtgcgaaaatatcaattttatgcctaaaccggAAGTATTCTTTTAAACgcattatttatatttagttGATAAACGCCTGCATATCGATTAATTCAAAGATGCGATTCCTGTTTCCGTCTACATGTATATTTGAGATATTCAGAAGAAATATATTTAGTAAAGATTATTGGAAATCTTagctaaaacaaataattttaaaggattttagtaTTATAGTATAGTGAAAAATCGATAATCTTTTCTTAAAACATCTctcagtaaatttaaaaaacatgctGCAAGGTATTTTCAGCACGTTAATTTTATGGTGtatcttttaattataaactgtCCATGAACACTTGTTCCATCATTATGGTTGTTTGGATTGTCTCAACCTGTTAAACACTTGTATGGCTAGTTTTAGTTTGTAAATTGTTTTATTCGACGAATATAGAAGAATCAATTTCGTACTTAAAATATTCGTATACCTCAAGAGATGTTTTTTCTCTTGTAAACGGTGAACTCAAATCTGTACATATCGTAGTTTCAGTTAATCCTAAAGTTTTCTGAAATCAGTAATTAATATCTCTggtataagtaaataaattttaatgtaaaaattgtatggcatttctaaaatttaaaaaagcaaaacataaaaaatgaaataaatgtttcatagtagaatttttgtttgaaagcagTTTCCTATTTTGGTATGTGATTATAATGTAGTCCGGAATTCACAATAATACTCCCAATAATAATAGTCAATACTCACtgtaaaaattagtattattttagGGCCAGTTTCATGTATTAGAATAAGActcaaaaaaatctgcctgctatTAAAAAACAGGACCCGAAAAAAATAATACCGTAAAAAAAAGCCATtctttaattgatatttaaataaatgaatctcAATTAGAGGTGTATCTGTTTAACCTTGTTTTCGGTGTCTTTCTAtcggataactttttaaaaagttaaagcattttgaagattttttagacaatgttgaaaagtttaaagattcTATGTACAACTcctcatagtactcaaaaagtcaaacaatttgtctttaccacttttttcaataaaaagaaacttaTCATAGTTATAgctatttctaaattaaaaagaaaaacaaatggcTTAAAATGTATTTCGGTAATTTTTCTACGCTTCTTATCCTAAGATTCTGAAATTCAGTTTCTGAGAGAGAAATGAGAACCATATGTTTATTCAATCCTGATATATAGTATAAAATACTTTCACTATGCAGTAAccctaaaatgttttattttgatatgcagtataaaatcaaattttaataaaatgaatatgTTATTTTATGGTCCAAATACGTTATTCGAAGGGAAGGAAGTTAAATAAAAGCAATTTAGCAAAGGaagtatatcttttttaaattgtgtatttTGAATGATGCGTTTATTGACAATAACAGCCGATGGTACCCGCACGGAGCCGAGTCGTAACAAAGTTCAAAGCATCGATCATCGAAAgaattgcatttatttttctttattcataaataaGGAAGTATATTAAAAgccatttgtttatttacaaataaactaaaatgattaataatttatgaaaagcatattacttgaaaatatatatacttttttttgcCAGAGAAATACTgccatgaattttattatttaaacaaattattttagagGTTCCGCTTGGCCGTCTAACGTCTGAAAATTCGGTTTCTtagtttttaattcttgaaaaatacaaatttaaggcTAAGAAATTCTTTCacgcataaaaaatgttttttatgttttgaggaatcatttttcatttttaacccggAAATAATATAAGCAAGATTTCTTCTGCACTCTCCATAAGgattatattcaaaatatataatataacatatttaaaatatgacaAGCAAAACTTATAAAAACGTTAAGTGTAGAATACAATAAGCAATGTGCCAACGCCAAGTACCGCACGAGTTAGAAAGCATCGCAGGTTAGCTGCTTTAgacaattttcttggtttgaatgACGGTGAGTAAAttgctaaattgtattatatatttatCCTAAATCGAAAGCTAGCCtcaagattgaaaattatttgaaaacttattgtaaattgtgtattttaaaatatttaaagtttgcaTTGCAATTTCACAAACAAGAACATGTATATAAAATGTAGCCCATGTTATTGATTacatattgaaaattatgtaaatagtGATGCAAACGATGAAAAAGAAAGTGAAAtgcaaattccacgaatttcagaTATTAATAAAGTCAAGAATGGTGATAAACAGATGGAtcgtgagaattaaaattttacacaTGAGGATCTAGATACGAGTCAAATTTCAAATGCCAACGTAGATTTAAGTAAGAATTTCTTTTGAGCTCTTATTgcacaattaaatttctttattttattattgctgGTGGAAGCGCATTTATTTCTTGACTGTGCGAAACAAAGTCTTAATGAAAGCAGCACATATGATTATACACATATTAGATATACCCATATTGAATAATTTGCTaagcattttttatacaaattgatTGAGGGTGTTGATATAAAATTCTAACATCAAGATTCGATTTCCTCGTTTTAATAGTACTTCTTTCAGAAATAGAAACGCGTCTATAGAGcatttttttatcgtttaaatGCTTTTTCCTCAAAATTAGAAATTCTGAATCTAACCTCGAAATTCGACCCCACACTCTGAACTAATCATTGTAAGCACACATGCtcaaaaaaataacaatcataATACAAGAAATGGTACTCCTAGGTTCCGAGGATGATAACACATCATTACATTTAAATGAACCAAATTTTGATTCCACCAATTCAGAAGAttcaaattctgatttaaaaaattcagaagaagagTACATTGAAGGCATAGTATAATTTCTTGAAGATGAACGTGAGGAAATGAAACAGCTGCGTATTTTAGCTGAAACCAAAGGTATGGAACAAAACACTGTTGATGAAATGGTTATAATTTTACGACAGACTTCTACCTCAGTTGAcaaaatcagttaaaatatttttgggcaaATCATCCGCAGTATACAACATGAAATTATCATTAACTAAATTTGGCGAAAAAGGTTTTTGTGGCATGTCAAAAAAGGTGCATTTATCAGCCTGATATATACAAGCCATTTGCCGTCCTTATATTTATTTCAGGAATTCCAAGCCTGGTAGTATCGATGATTATTTAGACGACTTTATTGTAGAAGCCAATAAATTACAGGCTTATAGTGTCATATATGATACGCCATCGAGAGCTTTTATCAAGGGGACAAAAAGTCACACAGGTTTTTATGCCTGTAAAAGGTGTGTAATGAAAGGCCtgaaggtacgagggtagttcaataagtccttagaatgaccaacagatggcgcgcgaatcgctccaaatcatctgttttcagtcagcaccactcccgactagatatatggtgcagtcacagtccacatcttctgagtttacgtgttttcataaccaattgaaaaaaaaaattgttcgttaagaaaaatggaaaaaaaacgagttcagagcggtaaccaaacattttcatttaaagggtttaacttcATATGAGATagaaaatgaattggactcagttcatggcacatctgcccctgccttagcaacggtttataactgggtaaatgaatttaagcgtggtcgtacatNNNNNNNNNNNNNNNNNNNNNNNNNNNNNNNNNNNNNNNNNNNNNNNNNNNNNNNNNNNNNNNNNNNNNNNNNNNNNNNNNNNNNNNNNNNNNNNNNNNNagagctccaaggagattatgttgaaaaataaaaaaaaatttacccaaaaaaaattgtttttatacttcattctaaggacttattgaactaccctcgtagatcgGTTGACTTAGTTTCCTCTTGCAAATTGCCCAGAAAGGAGAGACTAATCCTTAAGAAGGCGTTCGCAACCACGTTACATAATCGCGTGTCACCACTTTTAGAGTCAGACCATTCATAAACATGATTTTCATGTTTGTGCTGGATATTTAAACGTCTATTATTGAGTTGGTTTGTCCTTCCAGGAGACGCTAAGGTTGGTCAACGATTGAATATGGAAGTTGCTAGAAAACTGCTccgcaaatttcaaacaaaacaagatCTTTGATATCACTCAAGATTTGGAAAAGAACGGAATTCAGGTTTATTTTATTGTACGGCGCTCCTGtcatattactaaatattttttatacaaatcagtttaaaaatttctacttttgCTCATGGCTTTGAGAATTTTATGCAACGACAAGCTAAGTAAAAATATCAGCGGcctgcaaaaatttatttacaaaattttttcttaggtTTAAATGAAACATGTGAGGTTTACATTGAAACAGACGAcggtaaattatatttataaaatttaaatacatattttaatgaatagttttcttttcagccaacaatattttttacacaatttataGAAGTAGAAAGCAACGTATCTCCATATGAAAGTTTTCATATCTGTAAAGTTAACACACTGAGAAATCCTCTCAAGAGATATATGTCTTCAAAAGTAAAGACTCCACCATCAAGTTTGTAAGAAGATCAATTCTCAGATCAATTCTGAGgacagatttggattcagcggcttagAATCCATAAGAATAGCCTACTCACTTGCCTCGTGcaggcaaattttttgtatggcctatgCGACCAGAAATCCCTAAACATTTTCGTACTTTTTGCATCGAGGGAGAAATTCAGACGCATAGGAAAAATTTAGAGaccagatttgaattcagcggctcaaaatccataagaatagcctagtcacttgtctcgtgcagacaaattttttgtatagccTGTATGACCAGAAATCCCTAATCTTTTacttactttttgcatctaggagaAAACAGAGACGCGTATGAccaattctgaggccatattcggattcagaggCTCAAAATCCagaagggtagcctagtcacttgtctcgagcagacaaattttttgtatagccTGTATGACTAGAAATCCCTAATCTTTTacttactttttgcatctaggagaAAATAGAGACGTGTATGGccaattctgaggccatattcggattcagaggCTCAAAATCCAGAACGGTAGCCTAGtcgcttgtctcgtgcagacaaattttttgtatagccTGTATGACCAGAAATCCCTAATCTTTTacttactttttgcatctaggagaAAACAGNNNNNNNNNNNNNNNNNNNNNNNNNNNNNNNNNNNNNNNNNNNNNNNNNNNNNNNNNNNNNNNNNNNNNNNNNNNNNNNNNNNNNNNNNNNNNNNNNNNNTTTacttactttttgcatctaggagaAAACAGAGACGTGTATGAccaattctgaggccatattcggattcagaggCTCAAAATCCagaagggtagcctagtcacttgtctcgagCAGCCAATTTTTTTTGTGCGCCTGTGTCATAAAGCTTTCGTGctacaaaatattcaaagtgaTTATGACtagatattataataaataattattaaaaaactatttgtttattaatgaaaatatatcacatttttaatcaatgatgagtacttttttacacaaaagtattaaaaaagtacttaacagtggttatagcaatatttttttataactaattgtTAATGAGAATATTTTCTTatagataaaaaacatattacttatttttaatccattacGATGACTTTTTTTCcgcaaaaatgcttaaaaatggccaaaaagtaatcataaatagtgatagcaagctttttttataaacaattatttatttatcaatgtcaaaagacgtattatacataataaatgaaTCTTGTACACTTATTTgggacaaaaattttgaaatatgaccgtagttctactttacggtacgctcaggtgcctgtatgcatgaagagtgcacttttCAAGGTCATATTTGGACTAGGACACTTTTTTATCTTGCGCCAAATTGGCtccactttcatttattctctaggaaaTTTGTGGTGGGATCCACCGGAAATGTggtattttccaaaaacacaacttcttttttagtcaaaaatgcaaaaaatcaaatttttgaaactttacaatttccaaaataataggtctaaaaaacttttttttaagataaacgcagatttttgtagactctatttgaTCCTCTGGtacaatcaacgtaaactgaacttgacaggatttatttggaaaagacTAAAGTCCCCTTTTTTGCCCGCAAAACAggcaaaaatggcaaaaatggcAAAAGGCAAAAATGGTAGGATatcgttctttttttgtaatcacAGCAAATTGAGTCTGGTTTGATTCACCTGTGGGacacttttccgtgcagtaattgTGTGGGAAGATACACCGTTTTTttaacttagtgatttttcgctaaaaacccaaaaaatggggatttttcaACATATCATAACTTGGAGCCAATAGAAGTTAGCAAATTGCTTTTCCAACAAAAttcgttcataattttttttttcttttttctcttgaaTATTTTACTCTGAAATGCAATGGGAATCATCCGTCTTCGCTAAAGTAACTAAGTTTCTTATTATaagaatttctttcaattttccacatctatattttttacatgtaaatacacatttaatttctatttttattttacagaaaaatagtattGATTTTTCAAAGAGCAGAGATAATGGAAATCGAAAATCTTTGAACTTGattgcaaagaaaatattttcaaaagattaaatccTGAGGTGAAAAGAGTCGCAggcaaaaaacttttaaaagatttttcttttgtatatGCTTGTtaggtacaaatttaatcttttatataattgatacttaactaaaaattatattaattgtatATGCAGActaatattttatactaaattattttagAGGTTGCTTGTACAAAATACACTGTCACTacagttttaaccatttttcttgcAATTGATTGTTTTTTGACCGTCGCTtctaacgaatttttgaaaaataattgcttttaaataaatgctagcttatttttcacgagaaaaaattcactttaagattatttagatattatttagttatttttaaaatgttttccagGAAAAGTAatccatcatttattaaaatgtaataatgtttcaaaaatttggtaagaagcgaaagtaaaaaaaattcaattgcaaaaaacctggtgaaattaatgattttttgtgtgaattttaacatgcttcgtacaaaataatgtttttcacttcaaatgccatcagttataatattgtgattattataaatcgtagaaatttttttcagaaatatgacTTTTGGCACAACTACTTCATGACCTGAAGCGGCCTCACGGAAcctctaaaataattttcaaacaaatttatgttAGTATTTCTTTGCCAAAAAGAAAAAGGGTTTTGTAATATGCGTTtcataaattgttgaacattttagtttatttataaagaaaaaaatggttttaatacatttccttatttataaagtaagaaaaataaatacaattcgcTCGATGACCGTTGCTTTGAACTCCCACTCTTCGTGTGGATTATAATAAGTATAATACGTAgcattatatatattaaatttattgtacattaagaacaaattttatatCTTCACTATATAATTGAAAACCTGGACAGTTGTCATATATCAAAATTCGTAGCGAACTTCTAGATAGCGCCAAGACTGAGCCTAGACAGCACCAGTCTAGCGCCAAGCTAGTATTGCGTGAAGAAACAGGCTTGAGAAAAAATATACTAAGTATAGCGTGATTTCAGACTGCCGGAAAATTTTCCCACGCGGATCTCACTCGATTCAATACAAAAGAAATGTCAGCGAGAAATATTTCCTCACATCGAATCTCCttccatttttaattgtcaacagatgcctcattaataaaaaacaatttcaaaaccgATATACTTCCTTTATTACATAGCTTTTATTTAACatcatttcattaaaataaagttttcggGTCACAGAATGactggattaaaaatttagaaaaataaataatcaattgtttaactTTTCGAGAACTATAAACGGCCATATATAGAATTtctgaaccttaaaaaaatgttctcaaacgTTTTTTAAATGCTCTGACTTTCTAATTCTCATTTAAATGCATTCATTTAAATATCTAGTTTTAAAgacaaatattagaaaaacatTATCTGTTTCTAAGTTTTAGAAATGATCATAAGcgccaataataataaaattatctgaaatatattttaataattgctaAATGGTTGAATTGAATGGTTAGCAATAAAAaactactttcaaaattgaatcgCGAAATCATAAAAGCAAAACTATGATATAAACTATAAATTGTACTCTGAAACAattcttcaactattttgtttttgtttttttttgtttttttgcaattataataTACACCATAAAATgaacatgccaaaaattctttGCAGCTTGATTCTTAAATTTACctggagatatttaaaaaaaggtaatcaatttttcactttACTGGCATAATAAAAACCCTCAAATTTCAGTTGTGTAagtaaagaatttcaataatCATTACACAATAAAATTCTGTTGTATATCTCGAACATACATGTAGACGGAAACAGGAGTTGCATATTCTAATCAATCGATATGCAAGTGTTTCTCAACCAAATATAAATGGTGCATTGAACTTATTACTTCTGGTTTATACATAAAATCGATATTTTCGCAACGAGGAAACAGGAAGATATCTGCGATTTGATGAATCTTGAGTATATTAAGAGGACCAGATTCCTTGAATTGTCAAAGCAGCTGAGTCCAGTGTCCCAGCAAATTAACTGGTACTCAAGGCAAGATGAGGATTTCAGGATTTCAATGGATCTTAATCCTCTTGGCGGCGAACCTAGTAAGGGGACAAGGTCCCTGTCACTGTCACTGCCCATACTCTGGGACGGATATACTGgtaatttaatttatcattttcaagttGTGTAAGAATCTTAAGTTATTGTATTAAATtactttgaacgttaaaattgaattgcttacacttccatttctGTACAGAAATTTCTTAACtctatctcttaaaaattttcgcGCTTTGCCTGACTTCGCCTCGCACGCATAATCCTACTTTCTCGCTTGATATCGCATTGCCAACTTCTTGTCTTTTTCATTCTTCTCCCTCATTCTCTTCTTATCCTTCTTATCTAATATCCCCtttacccatgctactgccctttcgTCCCCTATTTCGTGCAACAATACCTCTATACTTATGTAACTGCTTTCCTCATCCTCATAATCCTCCAACCAATTCTCCACTTTTGCACCTTTTGCAACCTTCTCGTATACCTTGCTTTCTTCCTCATGCATCTTTCTTAATTCATTCATCTGCAATCTATTCGTTCAAAAACACCTTTCCCTTTCAACTTTCAACTTCCCACCCCCTTCACTGTTCCCctttcccaccaacactccctaaccagcttacttccccgaATTGCCAAAGTTATTCcacatatttacacgctcgacttccCGTCATAATTTCTAAACTTGCTCTACCCGTCTCCCGCCTGACAATTTAATTAAGTATATTTCTTGCCAACTCCAGTGCCTACTTTACATACCACTCTTATATCCTGTTTACCTTCTTGTTTTCCTTTCATCCCCATACCATCTAGAAACCCGCCAAAATTCCCTACCCATTATACTTTCTTCACTACTTTCTTCCATACTTTCCTCACTACCTCTTTTAGTCTCTCCCTAATTTCTTGTGTACTAAACAGCTACGCTTCGTTCTCTATCCCGTTCAGCCCTGATGCCTTTGACCTTCTCTATCCCCTTGTAATTTGACCACTCTATCTCTGCCTCCCTCCTTCTTCTACTCCTATCATATCTCTTTCGTGAATCTGAGTCCtgtgaatattctttaaaaaaactcccTCCACTCCTCACTCTTTATCTTCTCGATTATCCTACCTCTGCTTCCTTAATCAGTTTATTATCTTCTACACGTCCACCTCAGTTTAAACATTTCTCAATTCCTTTTCCAGATCTGTCTCAACTAGGCCCACctacatcaaattcctgaatacaCCTCCAGAACCCATGTCTTCCTCCTTCCCCTTGCTACGTTCCAATACAGCATCTTTACCACTTCTCCACCCTGCTTTACACCAGGCCTTGTACTTTTTACgtaacaaattcccctgcactgcCTTCAGCACTTCTTTCTCCTCGTcccatatttatattttctcatttaattttatttgcatttaaaaaatgttctcagtTTCAGAGTGGTGGCAGCATATACCAAG includes:
- the LOC117177052 gene encoding extensin-1-like, translating into MWLPGLQCVLILLAATLAAGQGPCTCQCSPPGMEILTGGNIYQGSSGRSQIFEGRSLYSPPGITSYVSSPKWPSSLPPSTTGYLPPSWASYSPPTTTDLLTPPLSSYSPPTTTSYLTPPWSSSLPPSTTGYLPPSWSSSLPPSTTGYLPPSWPSYSPPTTSGFLNPPLSSYSPPTTTSYLTPPWSSSLPPPTTVIPPTPAPPPPPMFIPPLPHSCPGNLLSPPPIFTPPPPNSCPGK